One Actinopolymorpha sp. NPDC004070 genomic window carries:
- a CDS encoding DoxX family protein: MSVAHLVVTLATAVWVGFSALSVFVRAKWVVGPLAEYGVPRSWWPWLGTAKAAGSVGLVVGLFVPFVGVAAAVGLVLYFTGAVITVLRARSYAHVPFPLLYLAPVVAVLALGPGS, encoded by the coding sequence ATGTCCGTGGCGCATCTCGTGGTCACCCTCGCGACAGCCGTCTGGGTGGGCTTCTCCGCACTCTCCGTCTTCGTCCGTGCGAAGTGGGTGGTAGGGCCGCTCGCGGAGTACGGCGTTCCACGGTCCTGGTGGCCGTGGCTGGGTACGGCGAAGGCGGCGGGATCCGTCGGGCTCGTGGTCGGGCTGTTCGTTCCGTTCGTCGGTGTGGCGGCGGCCGTGGGCCTGGTTCTCTACTTCACCGGGGCGGTGATCACGGTCCTGCGGGCCCGCTCGTACGCGCACGTCCCGTTCCCGTTGCTGTATCTCGCCCCGGTCGTGGCCGTGCTGGCACTGGGCCCGGGGAGCTGA
- a CDS encoding alpha/beta hydrolase, translating into MTGDLAVPHFSTTDGTRLAYEDYGSGSPILFIAGWSLSADMWEYQLPHFVEEGYRCVLLDRRGHARSDRPSTGYDLDTLSADIAALLEHLDLREVTLVAHSFGGVEVAHYLGAYGTERVSRTVFLAACLPSMRRSEANPEGLPQEAIDATMAGLRADRPRWLYNGSQAYFATQFGNTVMPGMIEDTIRQIMNTAPMASLWVQQANLEAAHEDELAKLDIPVLVLHGAADASAPVHFTGRRTAAIVPNSVYREYPTAGHGLYVTHADAVNADILSFIRTGGLSED; encoded by the coding sequence TTGACGGGAGACCTCGCCGTGCCCCACTTCTCCACCACCGACGGAACCCGCCTCGCGTACGAGGACTACGGATCAGGTTCGCCGATCCTCTTCATCGCCGGTTGGTCGCTGTCGGCGGACATGTGGGAGTACCAACTGCCCCACTTCGTCGAGGAGGGCTACCGATGTGTCCTGCTCGACCGTCGCGGGCACGCCCGGTCCGATCGGCCTTCGACGGGGTACGACCTGGACACGCTCAGCGCCGACATCGCCGCCCTGCTGGAGCATCTCGATCTGCGCGAGGTGACGCTGGTCGCGCACTCCTTCGGCGGAGTCGAGGTGGCGCACTACCTCGGTGCGTACGGCACGGAGCGGGTCAGCCGGACGGTGTTTCTGGCGGCGTGCCTGCCGTCGATGCGCCGCAGCGAGGCGAACCCGGAAGGACTGCCGCAGGAGGCGATCGACGCCACCATGGCGGGCCTGCGCGCGGACCGGCCGCGGTGGCTCTACAACGGCAGCCAGGCCTACTTCGCCACGCAGTTCGGCAACACGGTCATGCCCGGGATGATCGAGGACACGATCCGGCAGATCATGAACACCGCGCCGATGGCATCCCTGTGGGTGCAGCAGGCCAACCTGGAGGCCGCTCACGAGGACGAGCTCGCCAAGCTGGACATCCCGGTGCTCGTCCTGCACGGCGCGGCCGACGCGTCGGCGCCGGTGCACTTCACCGGGCGGCGCACTGCCGCGATCGTTCCCAACAGCGTCTACCGCGAGTACCCCACGGCCGGCCACGGGCTCTACGTCACCCACGCGGACGCGGTCAACGCCGACATCCTGAGCTTCATCCGTACCGGCGGACTCTCCGAGGACTAA
- a CDS encoding beta-L-arabinofuranosidase domain-containing protein, which yields MAALPHARYEPVRLAQVRPRGWLLEFLRRQCAGITGHPQASGYPLDHTFWDDPSRLPDVADPAMAWWPYEQTAYWVDGALKAGFLAGDESVRKLAVAQVEGAIANAAPDGFIGPEMFRDRHRWAYLVFFRAVLTQYALTGDRRLLDALVRHYRSTPHPMGFARDVSGVEILLALYAETGEPDLLEQATDLYARFNAQDSEHGRDFTLTGMRSDRPVTTHGVSFNELAKLGALMYAATGDRDNLDATVHAYAKVERDHLLADGLHSGAEAMSGNGPLESHETCTISDHTWSLGHLLQITGDPRYADRLERVVFNALPGAVTKDFTALQYFSCTNQVVATNASNHNPMSRGDNRMSFRPGHPVQCCTGNVQRALPNYVERMWMRGPGDDDEIVAALFGPSRIEVSLAGTPVTIEAQTRYPFEQGVTFTVTPQRPARFTFTVRIPKWCQEPVVTVAGEPVDQTPTPGTLCRIDREWQPGDRVEVKLPFPLTSRRWADGGISLELGPLTLSLPVSTTLTVDTEDDWEQTPVEFRLSGPQHRLPEFPAYKLVPESEWAYALAVDERNLADAAEVVWTNTDDNDAFPLDVDAPAVRVSVPARRVRDWALVETERVSRLLPSFENGRFRMVEREVEGRFTLTPPLPAPDTLAERLAEETERIELVPYGNTLLRLTVFPAADAGS from the coding sequence ATGGCCGCACTGCCACACGCCCGGTACGAGCCGGTTCGGCTGGCCCAGGTCCGTCCGCGGGGCTGGCTGCTGGAGTTCCTCCGGCGCCAGTGCGCCGGGATCACCGGGCACCCGCAGGCCAGCGGCTATCCGCTGGATCACACGTTCTGGGACGACCCGTCCCGGCTGCCCGACGTGGCCGACCCGGCGATGGCCTGGTGGCCGTACGAACAGACGGCGTACTGGGTGGACGGCGCGCTCAAGGCAGGATTCCTCGCCGGGGACGAGTCGGTACGCAAGCTCGCGGTGGCGCAGGTCGAGGGCGCGATCGCGAACGCGGCACCGGACGGCTTCATCGGCCCGGAGATGTTCCGCGACCGCCACCGGTGGGCGTACCTCGTCTTCTTCCGCGCCGTCCTGACGCAGTACGCCCTCACCGGTGACCGGCGGCTGCTCGACGCACTTGTCCGCCACTACCGCAGTACGCCGCATCCGATGGGCTTCGCGCGCGATGTGTCCGGGGTGGAGATCCTGCTCGCGCTGTACGCCGAGACCGGTGAGCCCGACCTGCTGGAGCAGGCGACCGACCTGTACGCGCGGTTCAACGCCCAGGACAGCGAGCACGGCCGCGACTTCACCCTGACCGGGATGCGTTCGGACCGGCCGGTCACCACGCACGGGGTGAGCTTCAACGAACTCGCCAAGCTCGGCGCGCTGATGTACGCAGCGACCGGTGACCGCGACAACCTGGACGCGACGGTGCACGCGTACGCCAAGGTCGAACGCGATCACCTGCTGGCCGACGGACTTCACTCCGGCGCTGAGGCGATGAGCGGCAACGGACCGCTGGAGTCCCACGAGACCTGCACCATCTCCGACCACACCTGGTCGCTCGGGCACCTGCTGCAGATCACCGGAGACCCGCGCTACGCCGACCGGCTCGAACGCGTTGTCTTCAACGCGCTTCCCGGCGCGGTGACGAAGGACTTCACCGCCTTGCAGTACTTCTCCTGCACCAACCAGGTGGTCGCCACCAACGCCAGCAACCACAACCCGATGTCGCGCGGTGACAACCGGATGTCGTTCCGTCCGGGTCACCCCGTGCAGTGCTGTACCGGCAACGTGCAGCGGGCGCTGCCGAACTACGTCGAGCGTATGTGGATGCGCGGCCCAGGCGACGACGACGAGATCGTGGCCGCGTTGTTCGGCCCGAGCCGGATCGAGGTGTCACTTGCCGGGACCCCGGTGACGATCGAGGCGCAGACGAGGTACCCCTTCGAGCAGGGCGTCACCTTCACGGTGACCCCGCAACGTCCCGCCCGCTTCACCTTCACGGTGCGCATCCCCAAGTGGTGTCAAGAACCGGTTGTCACCGTCGCCGGTGAGCCGGTCGACCAGACTCCCACCCCGGGCACCCTCTGCCGGATCGACCGCGAGTGGCAGCCAGGTGACCGGGTCGAGGTGAAGTTGCCGTTCCCGTTGACGTCGAGGCGCTGGGCAGACGGCGGGATCAGCCTCGAACTCGGCCCGCTGACCCTGAGTCTGCCGGTCTCCACCACCCTCACGGTCGACACCGAGGACGACTGGGAGCAGACGCCGGTGGAGTTCCGGCTGTCCGGACCGCAGCACCGGCTGCCCGAATTCCCCGCGTACAAGCTGGTGCCGGAAAGTGAGTGGGCGTACGCGCTGGCGGTCGACGAGAGGAACCTTGCCGACGCCGCCGAGGTGGTGTGGACGAACACCGACGACAACGACGCGTTCCCGCTGGACGTCGACGCTCCGGCCGTACGGGTCAGCGTGCCGGCCCGCCGCGTCCGTGACTGGGCTCTGGTCGAGACCGAACGGGTGAGCCGCCTGCTGCCGTCGTTCGAGAACGGCCGGTTCCGCATGGTCGAGCGCGAGGTCGAGGGCCGGTTCACCCTGACCCCGCCGCTGCCCGCGCCGGACACCCTTGCCGAGCGCCTGGCGGAGGAGACCGAACGGATCGAGCTCGTGCCGTACGGCAACACTCTCCTGCGGCTCACGGTCTTCCCGGCCGCGGACGCGGGGAGCTGA
- a CDS encoding LCP family protein: MLAAVLVIIAVVTGFALSRLSGNVSTFDASGIATHRPPPLKANTAGGTPENVLVLGSDSRTGVRNRTLGGGGAAIGRSDTAVLVHVYADHRHAVAVSIPRDTLVDIPRCRLPDGTWSAPQSRTMFNAAFTMGLTAAGNPACTQNTVEKLIGMRVDHTIVVNFEGFAALTKAVGGVRVCVPNKVYAGDLNPNLGRRGNLVLGRGMQTVSGRTALDYVRVRHGIGDGSDIGRIKRQQAFLSSLAAKIHATGFDPTRLAPLADAATKALTVDPGLGSATKLLGFAMSMRNLGLHDIRFVTVPWRFEGSHLRLVYPDAEDLWFALRADQPVGAGSAHRTTNTGHGIAISVFNGTRTSGLAAGAAGRLRAAGFRVTRTTNARSQDHGTTLIEYGPGRRADASALAAVVPHAPLQPITGKGVDLVLGTDYRPASTKAAGVRSAHRSLPATQTRTAADNPCSDLTYGS, encoded by the coding sequence GTGCTCGCGGCCGTACTGGTGATCATCGCCGTGGTCACCGGATTCGCCCTGTCGCGGTTGAGCGGGAACGTCAGCACCTTCGATGCCAGCGGCATCGCCACCCACCGACCGCCACCACTGAAGGCGAACACCGCCGGCGGCACACCGGAGAACGTGCTGGTGCTCGGGTCCGACTCGCGCACAGGCGTCCGAAACCGCACCCTCGGCGGCGGAGGTGCCGCGATCGGGCGCTCGGACACGGCCGTTCTGGTGCACGTGTACGCCGATCACCGGCACGCGGTGGCGGTGTCGATTCCGCGGGACACCCTCGTCGACATTCCACGATGCCGCCTACCCGACGGCACGTGGTCCGCACCGCAGTCCCGGACGATGTTCAACGCCGCGTTCACGATGGGGCTCACTGCCGCCGGCAACCCGGCGTGCACCCAGAACACCGTCGAGAAGCTGATCGGGATGCGTGTCGACCACACGATCGTCGTCAACTTCGAAGGGTTCGCCGCCCTCACCAAGGCGGTCGGCGGGGTACGCGTCTGCGTCCCCAACAAGGTGTACGCAGGCGACCTGAACCCGAACCTCGGTCGTCGCGGCAACCTGGTTCTCGGCAGGGGCATGCAGACCGTCTCGGGACGTACGGCACTGGACTACGTGCGGGTCCGCCATGGCATCGGCGACGGATCCGACATCGGCCGGATCAAACGCCAGCAGGCGTTTCTGTCCAGCCTTGCCGCGAAGATCCACGCGACCGGGTTCGACCCCACCAGGCTGGCACCGCTGGCGGATGCGGCCACCAAGGCCCTCACCGTCGATCCCGGTCTGGGGTCGGCGACGAAGCTGCTCGGCTTCGCCATGTCGATGCGCAACCTCGGCTTGCACGACATCAGGTTCGTCACGGTGCCGTGGCGGTTCGAAGGTTCCCACCTTCGGCTGGTCTATCCGGACGCCGAGGATCTGTGGTTCGCGCTGCGGGCCGACCAACCTGTGGGTGCCGGCAGCGCCCACCGCACCACGAACACCGGGCACGGCATCGCGATCTCCGTCTTCAACGGCACCAGGACTTCAGGCCTCGCCGCCGGTGCGGCCGGTCGGCTCCGAGCGGCCGGCTTCAGGGTCACCCGGACCACCAACGCGCGGTCACAGGACCACGGCACCACCCTGATCGAGTACGGCCCGGGACGGAGGGCCGACGCGAGTGCACTCGCCGCGGTCGTCCCCCACGCCCCACTGCAGCCGATCACCGGGAAGGGAGTCGACCTCGTACTCGGCACCGACTACCGGCCGGCATCCACGAAGGCGGCCGGCGTGCGCTCCGCCCACCGGTCGCTACCGGCGACCCAGACCCGCACGGCCGCGGACAACCCGTGCTCCGACCTGACCTACGGCTCGTAG
- a CDS encoding GNAT family N-acetyltransferase, which translates to MDLEVSGEIWEWRGPAPYYFVTVPKEESLSLHGSSPDASYGWGMLPVRARIDSTEWSTSLWPKDGGYVLPLKDAVRKPLGLGIGDAVTVRLTTVDQPTGRRQRRTEAPRRPAAPSARPGGPRGPRVTDDQLTIVPANEASWQDLEAIFGSSGDPSRCWCQRYKMLPKETWANLGPERLAARLREQTAGGHPNAPATSGLVAYLDGEPVGWCAVDPRSANPRLLRNVPIPWVGRTEDKNDDSVWAVTCLLTRAGFRRRGISLALAGAAVDFARRRGARALEAYPHLTEPSHLGTRATFAAAGMAEVSRPTKNRAVMRIDF; encoded by the coding sequence ATGGATCTTGAGGTCAGCGGCGAGATCTGGGAGTGGCGCGGCCCGGCGCCGTACTACTTCGTCACCGTGCCGAAGGAGGAAAGCCTCTCCTTGCACGGGTCCTCACCGGACGCGAGCTACGGATGGGGGATGCTCCCGGTCCGGGCGCGCATCGACTCCACCGAGTGGTCGACGTCGCTGTGGCCCAAGGACGGCGGCTACGTCCTCCCGCTCAAGGACGCCGTACGCAAGCCGCTGGGGCTCGGCATCGGTGACGCGGTGACGGTCCGGCTCACCACCGTCGATCAGCCGACCGGCCGACGGCAGCGCAGGACGGAAGCGCCACGCAGGCCGGCCGCACCCTCCGCCCGTCCGGGTGGCCCCAGGGGACCGCGGGTCACCGACGACCAACTCACGATCGTCCCGGCGAACGAGGCGTCCTGGCAGGACCTGGAAGCGATCTTCGGATCGAGCGGAGATCCGTCCAGGTGCTGGTGCCAGCGGTACAAGATGCTGCCCAAGGAGACGTGGGCAAACCTCGGACCAGAGCGCCTCGCCGCGCGCCTTCGCGAGCAGACCGCCGGCGGTCACCCGAACGCTCCGGCCACGAGTGGGCTGGTCGCCTACCTCGACGGCGAACCCGTGGGCTGGTGCGCTGTCGATCCGCGCTCTGCCAACCCACGCTTGCTCCGCAACGTTCCGATCCCCTGGGTTGGCCGGACCGAGGACAAGAACGACGACAGCGTCTGGGCGGTGACCTGTCTCCTCACCCGGGCAGGCTTCCGCCGCCGCGGAATCAGCCTGGCACTCGCCGGCGCTGCCGTCGACTTCGCCCGCCGCCGCGGCGCCCGCGCGCTGGAGGCCTATCCTCACCTCACCGAGCCCAGCCATCTCGGCACCCGGGCAACCTTTGCGGCCGCCGGAATGGCCGAGGTGAGCAGGCCCACCAAGAACCGCGCCGTCATGCGCATCGACTTCTGA
- a CDS encoding VOC family protein → MLRGRATPDPSADPATRGDYWGVVLGAPDPQVLGTFYANVLGWEIKGDEPNWVTLYPGEGVAYLAIQREPDHVPPVWPSAPGQQQMMSHLDIEVQDLEAAVEHAVVADFQPQDNVRVMLDPAGHPFCLYS, encoded by the coding sequence ATGCTGCGCGGACGTGCCACGCCCGACCCGTCGGCCGATCCGGCGACGAGGGGTGACTACTGGGGTGTCGTGCTGGGCGCGCCCGATCCCCAGGTGCTGGGCACCTTCTACGCCAACGTGCTGGGCTGGGAGATCAAGGGGGACGAGCCGAACTGGGTGACGCTCTATCCCGGTGAGGGCGTGGCGTATCTCGCCATCCAGCGCGAGCCCGACCATGTGCCACCGGTGTGGCCGAGCGCGCCGGGTCAACAGCAGATGATGTCGCACCTCGACATCGAGGTGCAGGACCTCGAGGCGGCGGTGGAGCACGCGGTCGTCGCGGACTTCCAGCCGCAGGACAACGTTCGCGTGATGCTCGACCCCGCGGGCCACCCGTTCTGCCTCTACTCCTGA
- a CDS encoding aminoglycoside phosphotransferase family protein, producing the protein MHTDQLTISPHVVSELVRSQFPQWGDLPIRQLASTGTVNAIFRLGERLTARFPLQPKETEEARRWLESEADAARELLGRTRFPTPEPLGLGEPGFGYPMPWAVQTWVPGVIATEADPSASEPFAHDLVEFIRDVRTIDVRGRTFGGSGRGGTISDHEEWIETCFRESEHLLDVPRLRRLWAEWRDLPRGDVPDVISHGDLIPGNVLVADGRLAGVLDVGGLGPADPALELVGAWHLLEAGPREVLRRELGCDDLEWERGKAWAFEQAMGAGWYYQHTNPAMSTMALRTLARLLDDAPTP; encoded by the coding sequence ATGCATACCGACCAGCTCACCATCTCGCCGCACGTCGTCTCCGAACTCGTTCGCAGCCAGTTCCCGCAGTGGGGGGACCTGCCCATCCGGCAGCTCGCCTCGACAGGTACCGTCAACGCCATCTTTCGCCTCGGCGAACGGTTGACCGCGCGGTTTCCGTTGCAGCCGAAGGAAACCGAGGAGGCGCGGCGCTGGTTGGAGAGCGAGGCCGACGCGGCCCGCGAACTACTGGGACGGACCCGCTTCCCCACCCCCGAGCCGCTCGGCCTCGGTGAACCAGGTTTCGGCTATCCGATGCCGTGGGCGGTCCAGACCTGGGTTCCCGGAGTCATCGCCACCGAGGCCGACCCTTCGGCGTCGGAGCCCTTCGCCCACGACCTGGTCGAGTTCATCCGCGATGTACGCACGATCGACGTACGCGGTCGCACGTTCGGCGGCTCCGGACGCGGCGGCACGATTTCCGACCACGAGGAGTGGATCGAGACCTGCTTCCGGGAGAGCGAGCACCTGCTCGACGTCCCACGGCTTCGCCGGTTGTGGGCCGAATGGCGGGACCTGCCCCGCGGCGACGTCCCGGACGTGATCAGCCACGGCGACCTCATTCCCGGCAACGTCCTCGTCGCGGACGGCAGGCTCGCCGGCGTCCTCGACGTGGGCGGTCTGGGCCCCGCCGACCCGGCCCTGGAACTGGTCGGCGCCTGGCACCTGCTCGAGGCCGGTCCGCGGGAGGTTCTGCGTCGCGAACTCGGCTGCGACGACCTGGAGTGGGAACGCGGCAAGGCGTGGGCGTTCGAGCAGGCGATGGGTGCCGGGTGGTACTACCAGCACACCAATCCGGCGATGAGCACCATGGCTCTACGCACCCTGGCCCGTCTGCTCGACGACGCGCCCACGCCCTGA
- a CDS encoding TetR/AcrR family transcriptional regulator: MTSTRGPRRRLSEDTRRGQIVQATVKVVAERGYGNASLSAIAEQAGVSKGLVSHYFTDRDTLMEHTARATLVELRRTVVDGLDLSDPVPEILRAAIRRVAHLRATHAPQLDAIEQIVLNLRDPDGTPRIGIDAYEETYQGQEQLFRRGQREGDLRAFDTRVMAVTYQSAVDAMLGQLAADPKADPDQYADHLTDIILAAIRA; this comes from the coding sequence GTGACGTCCACCCGCGGCCCGCGCCGGCGACTGAGTGAGGACACCAGGCGGGGCCAGATCGTCCAGGCCACCGTGAAGGTGGTCGCCGAACGCGGCTACGGCAATGCCTCGCTCTCGGCGATCGCCGAGCAGGCGGGAGTCTCCAAGGGCCTGGTCTCGCACTACTTCACCGACCGGGACACCCTGATGGAGCACACCGCACGCGCCACTCTGGTGGAGTTGCGGAGGACCGTCGTCGACGGCCTCGACCTGTCCGACCCGGTACCCGAGATCCTTCGGGCCGCGATCCGCCGCGTCGCGCATCTGCGTGCCACCCACGCGCCCCAACTCGATGCCATCGAGCAGATCGTGCTCAACCTCCGCGACCCCGACGGGACGCCCCGCATCGGCATCGACGCGTACGAGGAGACCTACCAGGGGCAGGAACAGCTGTTCCGGCGGGGACAACGCGAGGGGGACCTGCGTGCGTTCGACACCCGCGTCATGGCCGTCACCTACCAGAGCGCGGTCGACGCGATGCTCGGCCAGCTCGCGGCCGACCCGAAGGCGGATCCGGATCAGTACGCCGACCACCTGACCGACATCATCCTGGCGGCCATCCGTGCCTGA
- a CDS encoding MarR family winged helix-turn-helix transcriptional regulator has product MPAEDTTPAPSLPQLIAQAFARLMDDLVRHLVESGYDDLRPTHCLNVFRFMDCGGTRPTTLARRAGMTPQAMGELVSYLERHDYVRRVPDPTDGRGRVVVYADRGMRAAEVATKYFADLESRWVDALGDDRLADVKSALARIAGGSCDGTTGAGTAKAAAS; this is encoded by the coding sequence ATGCCAGCAGAAGACACAACCCCGGCGCCGTCCCTGCCGCAGCTCATCGCCCAGGCGTTCGCGCGGCTCATGGACGACCTGGTCCGGCACCTCGTGGAGTCCGGCTACGACGACCTGCGGCCCACCCACTGCCTGAACGTCTTCCGGTTCATGGACTGCGGTGGCACCCGGCCCACCACGCTGGCCCGGCGCGCCGGGATGACGCCGCAGGCGATGGGCGAACTCGTCAGCTACCTCGAACGCCACGACTATGTGCGCCGGGTGCCCGACCCGACCGACGGCCGGGGGCGCGTCGTCGTCTACGCCGACCGTGGCATGCGGGCCGCCGAGGTCGCGACGAAGTACTTCGCGGACCTGGAGTCCCGCTGGGTCGACGCGCTCGGCGACGACCGGCTCGCGGACGTGAAGTCGGCACTGGCCCGGATCGCCGGCGGATCCTGCGACGGCACGACCGGTGCCGGCACGGCGAAGGCCGCGGCCTCGTGA
- a CDS encoding dihydrofolate reductase family protein produces MTKPTTAPIRLYMSMSLDGFVAGVDDRPGQELGRGGGRLFNWLDDRMSPGVNGQIYDEALATGALISGRRTFELAGRWNGDHHDGVPIHVLTHHVDEGDEPPGTVKFHTDVVACATEARASAGDRAVMVHGAGAAQALLRAGQLDELEIHLVPVLLGAGRRLFGPMDGSVELQLVRQLEGADATHLRFRVLR; encoded by the coding sequence ATGACGAAACCCACGACCGCACCGATCCGGCTCTACATGTCGATGTCCCTGGACGGCTTCGTCGCCGGTGTCGACGACCGGCCCGGCCAGGAACTCGGCCGCGGCGGCGGACGGTTGTTCAACTGGCTGGACGACCGGATGTCCCCCGGCGTGAACGGACAGATCTACGACGAGGCGCTCGCGACCGGGGCGTTGATCTCCGGGCGGCGTACGTTCGAGCTCGCTGGTCGCTGGAACGGCGACCATCACGACGGCGTTCCCATCCACGTGCTCACCCATCACGTCGACGAGGGGGACGAACCACCGGGCACGGTGAAGTTCCACACCGACGTCGTTGCCTGCGCCACCGAGGCCCGTGCCTCCGCGGGCGACCGCGCGGTCATGGTGCACGGTGCCGGTGCGGCGCAGGCGTTGTTGCGGGCCGGTCAGCTCGACGAACTGGAGATCCACCTCGTTCCGGTCCTGCTGGGCGCGGGCCGCCGGCTGTTCGGGCCGATGGACGGCAGCGTCGAACTCCAGCTCGTCCGGCAGCTGGAAGGCGCAGACGCGACGCACCTGCGCTTCCGCGTCCTACGCTAG
- a CDS encoding alpha/beta hydrolase, translated as MPELSTVDVGEVRLAYRVSGDPESPPLVLLHGVGSDGSSWDPVVPGLAADWRVYVPDLRGFGRSDWPGRYSFELMAADVLGFLDALDLDRAVLVGHSMGGVVCYLLAQDHPDRVSALVLVETPPPLPQRRPEPRRPDGPLGFDWPVRPAIVGQVNRPDPRWWERLAEIGAPALVVAGGPTSPFSQEEIEAMAARLPAGEFVTVAVGHGVHKEAPEEFLAVVRRFLAGVGVR; from the coding sequence GTGCCTGAGCTTTCGACTGTGGACGTCGGCGAGGTGCGTCTCGCCTACCGTGTCAGCGGCGACCCGGAGTCCCCGCCACTGGTCTTGTTGCACGGCGTCGGGTCCGACGGGTCCAGCTGGGACCCGGTGGTGCCGGGCCTCGCCGCGGACTGGCGGGTGTACGTACCCGACCTTCGTGGGTTCGGCCGCAGCGACTGGCCGGGCCGTTACTCGTTCGAGCTGATGGCAGCCGACGTGCTCGGCTTCCTGGACGCACTCGACCTGGACCGGGCGGTGCTCGTCGGTCACTCGATGGGTGGAGTCGTCTGCTACCTGCTGGCCCAGGACCACCCGGACCGGGTGAGCGCTCTCGTCCTGGTGGAGACGCCGCCACCGCTGCCGCAGCGTCGTCCCGAACCGCGGCGGCCGGACGGGCCGCTCGGGTTCGACTGGCCGGTACGCCCCGCCATCGTCGGACAGGTCAACCGTCCGGACCCGCGCTGGTGGGAGCGGCTCGCCGAGATCGGTGCGCCCGCGCTGGTGGTCGCCGGAGGACCCACGAGCCCGTTCTCCCAGGAGGAGATCGAGGCGATGGCGGCACGGCTGCCGGCCGGTGAGTTCGTGACGGTCGCCGTCGGCCACGGGGTGCACAAGGAGGCGCCGGAGGAGTTCCTCGCAGTGGTACGCCGCTTCCTGGCCGGCGTAGGAGTTCGGTGA
- a CDS encoding VOC family protein, whose protein sequence is MIGRFEKTVIDCPDPRALADFYCRILGMRVNEDSEDWVVIGSEPGMRQVAFQRAEQWVPPRWPDPDHPQQMHLDVRVSDADVAEQQLLALGARRVPAKRESGFRVFVDPVGHPFCIVFGGSNPG, encoded by the coding sequence ATGATCGGACGATTCGAGAAGACGGTCATCGACTGCCCCGACCCGCGCGCTCTCGCGGACTTCTACTGCCGGATCCTCGGGATGCGGGTGAACGAGGACAGCGAGGACTGGGTCGTGATCGGTTCGGAGCCCGGCATGCGACAGGTGGCGTTCCAGCGAGCCGAGCAGTGGGTTCCGCCGCGCTGGCCGGATCCGGACCATCCGCAGCAGATGCACCTCGACGTCCGGGTGAGCGACGCCGACGTGGCCGAGCAGCAACTCCTCGCGCTCGGTGCCCGGCGCGTGCCGGCGAAGCGCGAGTCGGGGTTCCGGGTCTTCGTCGACCCGGTGGGTCATCCGTTCTGCATCGTCTTCGGCGGCTCGAACCCCGGTTGA
- a CDS encoding GNAT family N-acetyltransferase, producing the protein MTTVEIAVASPADRDRVLGSLVAAFPEDPVLRYLFPDEDTYPAYAAAFFGDLFDRRVHSRTIWTVADGASVAMWEPPSTATGPADPAASPGDGLDTRLPAEVWARVRAYDEAVHGALPTSPFWYLGVLGTHPDSAGRGFGHAVMNAGLRRAAADGLPAVLETSNPANVELYRRAGWQVTRTVDAPLPIWVMTQLPR; encoded by the coding sequence GTGACAACAGTCGAGATCGCCGTCGCCAGCCCGGCCGACCGTGACCGCGTGCTCGGTTCGCTGGTCGCCGCGTTTCCGGAGGACCCGGTCCTGCGGTACCTCTTTCCCGACGAGGACACCTACCCGGCCTACGCGGCGGCGTTCTTCGGGGACCTCTTCGACCGGCGAGTTCACAGCCGGACGATCTGGACGGTCGCCGACGGCGCCTCGGTCGCGATGTGGGAGCCACCCTCGACCGCAACCGGCCCGGCCGACCCTGCCGCCTCGCCCGGCGACGGGCTCGACACACGGTTGCCCGCCGAGGTGTGGGCTCGCGTCCGCGCCTACGACGAGGCCGTGCACGGCGCGCTGCCGACCTCGCCGTTCTGGTATCTGGGCGTCCTGGGCACCCACCCCGACAGCGCGGGGCGGGGCTTCGGGCACGCCGTCATGAACGCCGGGCTTCGCCGTGCCGCCGCCGACGGCCTCCCGGCGGTGCTGGAGACCAGCAACCCCGCCAACGTCGAGTTGTACCGCCGCGCCGGCTGGCAGGTGACGCGAACCGTCGACGCGCCCCTGCCCATCTGGGTCATGACCCAACTACCGCGCTGA